From the genome of Geothrix sp. 21YS21S-4, one region includes:
- a CDS encoding LysR family transcriptional regulator yields the protein MIVDALLDLPQLRTFFVLAQTGSFTACAQRLNRTQSAVSHAMAKLEDLAGTALLDRRGRSLGLTEEGRRLYHACEQAFATLDAATEDLRRHRSLVRGRLRVGATVEFGSSILMKHMQPFLAANPDLEIDFTLSQDLVAPLLRDDLDLIIDCQDHALPTLRKAPLFREIYLVACAPAFRMTNRLKTPADLARCPILSLDKAGTWWNRFLMALPDRDQPVLERFIAVDHVRAMIHAAVEGMGVLLAPRYSVLGELERGDLVPLFPDIRPAEDRFSIYQKKVKAGQEKQRLLTRYLQSLSPAEFGS from the coding sequence ATGATTGTGGACGCCCTCCTCGACCTTCCCCAGCTCCGCACGTTCTTCGTGCTGGCCCAGACCGGCAGCTTCACGGCCTGCGCCCAGCGGCTGAACCGCACCCAGTCCGCCGTCAGCCACGCCATGGCCAAGCTGGAGGATCTGGCCGGCACCGCCCTGCTGGATCGCCGCGGCCGGAGCCTGGGCCTGACCGAGGAGGGCCGCCGCCTGTACCACGCCTGCGAACAGGCCTTCGCCACCCTCGACGCCGCCACCGAGGACCTGCGGCGGCACCGCAGCCTCGTCCGGGGCCGCCTCCGCGTGGGGGCCACGGTGGAATTCGGCAGCAGCATCCTGATGAAGCACATGCAGCCGTTCCTCGCCGCGAACCCCGACCTGGAGATCGACTTCACCCTCAGCCAGGATCTGGTGGCGCCCCTTCTGCGCGATGACCTCGACCTGATCATCGACTGCCAGGACCACGCCCTTCCCACGCTGCGGAAGGCGCCCCTCTTCCGCGAGATATACCTGGTGGCCTGCGCTCCCGCCTTCCGCATGACGAACCGGCTGAAGACGCCCGCGGACCTCGCCCGCTGCCCGATCCTCTCCCTCGACAAGGCCGGCACCTGGTGGAACCGCTTCCTGATGGCCCTCCCCGACCGCGACCAGCCGGTCCTGGAGCGCTTCATCGCCGTGGACCACGTCCGCGCCATGATCCACGCCGCCGTCGAGGGGATGGGCGTTCTTCTGGCCCCGCGGTACAGCGTCCTGGGGGAGCTGGAACGGGGCGACCTCGTGCCCCTCTTCCCCGATATCCGCCCCGCCGAGGACCGCTTCTCGATCTACCAGAAGAAAGTGAAGGCTGGACAGGAGAAGCAGCGGCTGCTCACGCGCTACCTCCAGTCCCTGAGCCCGGCGGAATTCGGGTCCTGA
- a CDS encoding YdeI family protein, with amino-acid sequence MPIFFETPAAFRAWLEAHGATASEVIVGFHTRKSGRPSLTWPESVDEALCFGWIDGVRKNLDEDSYQIRFTPRKATSIWSAVNLERVRVLQAEGRMTKAGLEAHARRRETASKVYSYEQAEEASLDPQEDVLFRKHEAAWRFFQAQPPGYRRRALWWIVSAKRPETRRSRLGKLIAASEEGRRL; translated from the coding sequence GTGCCGATCTTCTTCGAAACCCCCGCCGCCTTCCGCGCCTGGCTCGAAGCGCACGGCGCCACCGCCTCCGAAGTGATCGTGGGCTTCCACACGCGGAAGAGCGGCCGGCCGAGCTTGACCTGGCCCGAATCCGTGGACGAGGCGCTGTGCTTCGGCTGGATCGACGGCGTACGGAAGAACCTCGACGAAGATTCCTACCAGATCCGGTTCACGCCGCGAAAGGCGACCTCCATCTGGAGCGCGGTCAACCTGGAGCGGGTGCGTGTCCTCCAAGCCGAAGGGCGGATGACGAAAGCTGGCCTGGAAGCCCACGCCCGCCGGCGGGAGACTGCCTCGAAGGTCTATTCCTACGAGCAGGCAGAGGAGGCATCCCTCGATCCACAGGAGGACGTCCTCTTCCGGAAGCATGAAGCGGCGTGGCGCTTCTTCCAGGCGCAACCGCCGGGCTACCGCCGGCGGGCCCTGTGGTGGATCGTCAGCGCGAAGCGCCCCGAGACCCGGCGGAGCCGCCTGGGCAAACTCATCGCGGCTTCGGAAGAGGGGCGCCGGCTGTGA
- a CDS encoding HU family DNA-binding protein, with the protein MAKTTAKPETLGIAELAATLAEAQDLSKARAKSILDGVRDHIVETLLTGNRVNLFGLGTFEVRATKEKMGRNPKTGESIQIPAGRKVVFKTAKGLKDQM; encoded by the coding sequence ATGGCGAAGACCACTGCCAAGCCCGAAACCCTCGGTATCGCCGAGCTCGCCGCCACCCTCGCCGAGGCCCAGGACCTGTCCAAGGCCCGCGCCAAGTCCATCCTGGACGGCGTCCGCGACCACATCGTCGAGACCCTCCTGACCGGCAACCGCGTCAACCTCTTCGGTCTCGGCACCTTCGAGGTCCGCGCCACCAAGGAGAAGATGGGCCGCAACCCCAAGACCGGCGAGAGCATCCAGATCCCCGCCGGCCGCAAGGTCGTCTTCAAGACCGCCAAGGGCCTCAAGGACCAGATGTAA
- the rplI gene encoding 50S ribosomal protein L9, producing the protein MEILLIENVPHLGGRGDVVNVKDGYARNYLLPRKMALPVTAGNKRQIELEKVRADKLRAKELADAKSLAEKLEAVSLAVAKKAGENGHLFGSVTNGDVAELFKGKGFTLDRRDITVPHIKDAGTYTVDVRLYTGVHAKISLEVTAAATAE; encoded by the coding sequence ATGGAAATCCTGCTCATCGAGAACGTGCCCCACCTGGGCGGTCGCGGCGACGTCGTGAACGTCAAGGACGGCTACGCCCGCAACTACCTCCTGCCCCGCAAGATGGCCCTCCCCGTCACCGCCGGGAACAAGCGCCAGATCGAGCTGGAGAAGGTGCGCGCCGACAAGCTCCGCGCCAAGGAACTGGCCGACGCCAAGAGCCTGGCGGAGAAGCTCGAAGCCGTGAGCCTCGCCGTGGCCAAGAAGGCCGGCGAGAACGGCCACCTCTTCGGGTCCGTCACCAACGGCGACGTGGCCGAGCTGTTCAAGGGCAAGGGCTTCACCCTGGACCGCCGCGACATCACCGTTCCCCACATCAAGGATGCGGGGACCTACACCGTGGACGTCCGCCTCTACACCGGGGTGCACGCCAAGATCAGCCTGGAAGTCACCGCCGCGGCCACCGCGGAATAA
- a CDS encoding PilZ domain-containing protein, translated as MISQADRRDARRIIVGAEFAISFTLRGHDYRDVRITNLSPGGCFALVGARDARLFERGAVLEGLVLQHPELPKAPILATVSYVLGGRPGADPLELVGIGIQFQGMDPASQEALDTWVDAAEAAQRN; from the coding sequence ATGATCAGCCAGGCCGACCGCCGCGACGCCCGACGCATCATCGTCGGAGCGGAGTTCGCCATCTCGTTCACCCTCCGGGGCCACGACTACCGCGACGTGCGGATCACGAACCTCAGCCCCGGCGGATGCTTCGCCCTGGTGGGCGCCCGGGACGCCCGGCTGTTCGAACGCGGGGCCGTCCTGGAAGGCTTGGTGCTGCAGCATCCCGAACTGCCCAAGGCGCCGATCCTGGCCACGGTGTCCTACGTCCTCGGGGGGCGACCCGGAGCCGATCCCCTGGAACTGGTGGGAATCGGCATCCAGTTCCAGGGAATGGATCCGGCGTCGCAGGAGGCCCTGGACACCTGGGTGGACGCGGCCGAAGCGGCGCAGCGGAACTGA
- a CDS encoding DegT/DnrJ/EryC1/StrS aminotransferase family protein — MPVPMLELAPQNAAVKTKVLEGLAGLIDRSAFILGENVKGLEAEISAYAGAAHAVAMSSGTDAQLAALMALGIGHGDEVIVPTFTFFATAGVVSRLGAKPVFIDLDPATFNATGALVEAAITPRTKAIMPVHLFGQLAEMPAIMAVAQKHGLPVVEDACQSLGAKGWGKSAGQFGDLTAYSFYPTKNLGAFGDAGMTAVRDDAALAARVRRIRVHGMEPVYMHHEVGMNGRMDEFQALVLRAKLPMLDGWHEGRRKHAAWYLERMKGLAADEAVLPLEVVPDGRHIYNQFTIRVKGGKRDALQAHLKERGIGSAVYYPICLHEQPCFQDLGYAVGQFPESERAAKEVLSLPVYPEMTEAMREEVAAAILGFFGKK, encoded by the coding sequence ATGCCCGTCCCGATGCTCGAACTCGCGCCGCAGAACGCCGCCGTGAAGACGAAGGTGCTGGAGGGGCTCGCGGGCCTCATCGACCGGTCGGCCTTCATCCTGGGCGAGAACGTGAAGGGGCTGGAGGCCGAGATCTCCGCCTACGCCGGCGCGGCCCACGCGGTGGCCATGTCCAGCGGAACGGACGCGCAGCTGGCGGCCCTGATGGCGCTCGGCATCGGGCACGGCGACGAAGTGATCGTCCCCACCTTCACCTTCTTCGCCACGGCCGGCGTGGTGTCCCGCCTGGGCGCCAAGCCGGTGTTCATCGACCTGGATCCCGCCACCTTCAACGCCACCGGCGCCCTGGTGGAAGCCGCCATCACGCCCCGCACCAAGGCCATCATGCCCGTGCACCTCTTCGGCCAGCTGGCGGAGATGCCCGCGATCATGGCCGTGGCGCAGAAGCACGGCCTGCCCGTGGTGGAGGACGCCTGCCAGAGCCTCGGCGCCAAGGGCTGGGGCAAGTCCGCCGGCCAGTTCGGCGACCTGACCGCCTACAGCTTCTACCCCACCAAGAATCTCGGCGCCTTCGGCGACGCGGGGATGACCGCCGTCCGCGACGACGCGGCCCTGGCCGCGCGGGTCCGCCGCATCCGCGTCCACGGGATGGAGCCCGTCTACATGCACCACGAGGTGGGCATGAACGGGCGCATGGACGAGTTCCAGGCCCTGGTGCTCCGCGCCAAGCTGCCCATGCTCGACGGCTGGCACGAAGGGCGCCGGAAGCACGCCGCCTGGTACCTGGAGCGGATGAAGGGACTGGCCGCCGACGAGGCGGTCCTGCCCCTGGAAGTGGTGCCCGACGGCCGCCACATCTACAACCAGTTCACCATCCGCGTGAAGGGCGGGAAGCGCGACGCGCTCCAGGCCCACCTCAAGGAGCGCGGGATCGGCAGCGCCGTCTACTACCCCATCTGCCTCCACGAGCAGCCCTGCTTCCAGGATCTGGGCTACGCGGTCGGCCAGTTCCCCGAGTCCGAGCGGGCCGCCAAGGAAGTCCTCAGCCTGCCGGTCTATCCCGAGATGACCGAAGCCATGCGGGAGGAAGTGGCCGCCGCGATCCTGGGCTTCTTCGGAAAGAAGTAG
- the lysS gene encoding lysine--tRNA ligase produces MQPNQYRDVRLEKLGKLKALGVDPWPRKAKRTHGIAQLAAAYADAEAWPNERLEGLEVTVSAMGRVLTIREMGKSVFAHLTENGEKLQAFFRKEDLAEPGWDVLKLLDMGDFISVTGPLMRTKTGELSIRVKEVQFLSKALLPLPEKWHGLQDKEQRYRQRYLDLISNTEVLKTFQTRSKIVSAIRRFMEERGYLEVETPMMQPIPGGATARPFTTHHNALDMALYLRIAPELYLKRLIVGGFEKVFEINRNFRNEGLSVRHNPEFTMMEMYEAGSDLRDMMALTENLLSQVAREVMGSERLPWGEEVISYAAPFRRLTLKNAIAEYGRIEPHLLEDGESVRTLAKAAFLEDVDKKTTGLLLGELFEHHAEKKLIQPTFITDYPIELSPLTKTLEGDDRFVDRFELFVGGMELANAYSELNDPIDQMGRFQAQMDEREAGNDEAMLLDQDFVTSLEHGFPPCGGEGIGIDRMVMLLTNSASIRDVILFPHMRPTKTGETVEKE; encoded by the coding sequence ATGCAGCCCAACCAGTACCGCGACGTGCGCCTCGAGAAGCTCGGGAAGCTCAAGGCCCTGGGGGTGGACCCCTGGCCGCGGAAGGCGAAGCGGACCCACGGAATCGCCCAGCTGGCCGCGGCCTACGCCGACGCCGAAGCGTGGCCCAACGAGCGGCTGGAAGGGCTGGAAGTGACGGTCTCTGCCATGGGCCGCGTGCTCACCATCCGCGAGATGGGCAAGAGCGTCTTCGCGCACCTCACGGAGAACGGCGAGAAGCTGCAGGCCTTCTTCCGCAAGGAGGACCTCGCGGAGCCCGGGTGGGACGTTCTCAAGCTCCTGGACATGGGCGATTTCATCAGCGTCACCGGCCCGCTCATGCGGACGAAGACCGGCGAGCTGAGCATCCGGGTGAAGGAGGTCCAGTTCCTCAGCAAGGCCCTGCTGCCCCTGCCCGAGAAGTGGCACGGCCTGCAGGACAAGGAGCAGCGCTACCGCCAGCGGTACCTGGACCTTATCTCCAATACCGAAGTCCTGAAGACGTTCCAGACGCGGTCGAAAATCGTGAGCGCCATCCGCCGCTTCATGGAGGAGCGGGGCTACCTGGAGGTGGAGACGCCGATGATGCAGCCCATCCCGGGCGGCGCCACGGCCCGGCCGTTCACCACCCACCACAACGCCCTGGACATGGCCCTCTACCTGCGGATCGCGCCGGAGCTGTATCTCAAGCGGCTCATCGTCGGCGGGTTCGAGAAGGTCTTCGAGATCAACCGCAACTTCCGCAATGAAGGGCTCAGCGTCCGCCACAACCCTGAGTTCACCATGATGGAGATGTACGAGGCCGGCAGCGACCTGCGCGACATGATGGCCCTCACGGAGAACTTGCTGAGCCAGGTGGCCCGCGAGGTCATGGGCTCCGAGCGCCTGCCCTGGGGCGAGGAGGTGATCTCCTACGCCGCGCCCTTCCGCCGCCTGACGCTGAAGAACGCCATCGCCGAGTACGGCCGCATCGAGCCCCACCTCCTGGAGGACGGCGAGAGCGTGCGGACCCTGGCCAAGGCCGCGTTCCTGGAGGACGTGGACAAGAAGACCACGGGCCTTCTGCTGGGCGAGCTGTTCGAGCACCACGCCGAAAAGAAGCTGATCCAGCCCACCTTCATCACCGACTACCCCATCGAGCTGTCGCCGCTCACCAAGACCCTCGAAGGCGACGACCGCTTCGTGGACCGCTTCGAGCTGTTCGTCGGCGGGATGGAGCTGGCCAACGCCTACTCCGAGCTGAACGATCCCATCGACCAGATGGGCCGCTTCCAGGCCCAGATGGACGAGCGGGAGGCGGGCAACGACGAGGCCATGCTGCTGGATCAGGACTTCGTCACCAGCCTGGAGCACGGCTTCCCGCCCTGCGGCGGCGAGGGCATCGGCATCGACCGGATGGTGATGCTGCTGACCAACAGCGCAAGCATCCGCGACGTCATCCTGTTCCCCCATATGCGCCCCACCAAGACTGGCGAGACGGTCGAAAAGGAATAG
- a CDS encoding DUF3187 family protein, translating to MSPATVYAQATPRPNRVAWFAGFPEPLPEGVTEVAIEATSQMLRPDLERSSDGRSFARLDGEEWQFTGDWAMKAGSSRVNVRARVLSRSGGIADQAMWNWHQLFNMPQGGREDAPKNRLAYHLERDGQVVGDLSRAGVALMDLDVAWVRPFGTSDAGGRVGASVQLPTGKQSDFSGSGSTDGLVGGALWRRFGRWTVFGQAERVILGLSDHSPLRTVMDKTSFSRAWASLGWQGEGAGLVSGLGIEASLGYAGSPYRTGLSRLDRAGWQQHWTIRHTRLPRWRFGFSEEAGTFTAPDVTAFVAYRFGQS from the coding sequence TTGTCACCCGCAACGGTGTACGCCCAGGCGACCCCGCGCCCCAACCGCGTCGCATGGTTCGCGGGCTTTCCGGAGCCCCTTCCCGAGGGCGTCACCGAAGTGGCGATCGAGGCCACCAGCCAGATGCTCCGCCCGGATCTGGAGCGCAGTTCCGACGGCCGCAGCTTCGCGCGGCTGGACGGCGAGGAGTGGCAGTTCACGGGCGACTGGGCGATGAAGGCGGGCTCCTCCCGCGTGAACGTGCGGGCGCGAGTGCTCTCGCGCTCCGGCGGCATCGCGGATCAGGCCATGTGGAACTGGCATCAGCTGTTCAACATGCCCCAGGGCGGGCGCGAGGATGCCCCCAAGAACCGCCTCGCCTATCACCTGGAGCGGGACGGGCAGGTGGTGGGGGACCTCTCCCGCGCCGGCGTGGCGCTCATGGACCTGGACGTGGCGTGGGTGCGGCCCTTCGGGACCTCCGACGCGGGCGGCCGCGTGGGCGCGTCGGTGCAGTTGCCCACGGGAAAGCAGTCGGATTTCTCGGGGAGCGGCAGCACGGACGGCCTGGTGGGCGGCGCGCTGTGGCGGCGCTTCGGACGCTGGACCGTGTTCGGGCAGGCGGAGCGCGTGATCCTCGGGCTGTCGGACCACAGCCCGCTGCGGACGGTGATGGACAAGACCTCCTTCAGCCGCGCGTGGGCTTCCCTGGGCTGGCAGGGCGAGGGCGCGGGGCTCGTGTCCGGCCTCGGGATCGAGGCCAGCCTGGGCTACGCCGGGAGCCCCTACCGCACGGGCCTGTCGCGCCTGGACCGCGCGGGCTGGCAGCAGCACTGGACCATCCGCCACACGCGCCTTCCCCGGTGGCGGTTCGGATTCAGCGAAGAGGCGGGGACCTTCACCGCCCCCGACGTCACGGCCTTCGTGGCCTACCGCTTCGGGCAGTCCTGA
- a CDS encoding citrate (Si)-synthase: MTLKARLLEKIQEHRPRTQKLNKEFGDVVIDQVTISQALGGARDIHALVTDISYLDYQEGIRFRGKNIPETFAALPKAAGGEYPTVESFWHFLLTGEVPTQEETDEIVSDFQARAEVPEYVYDVIRALPKDSHPMVMLSAAVLSMQKDSKFAAAYHGTKKTDYWDPMFEDASDLVARLPRIAAFIYRHKYKNGDIIPAKPGLDLGANFAHMMGIDKPYDDVARMYFILHSDHESGNVSAHTTHLVASALSDAYYSFSAGLNGLAGPLHGLANQEVLDWILKFQKQLDGAEATEENVKKALWDTLNAGQVIPGYGHAILRKTDPRYTAQMEFCLNHLPTDPLFKLVNMIYKVAPGVLTEQGKTKNPWPNVDAQSGVIQWYYGLREYDFYTVLFGVGRALGVLANITWDRALGYPLERPKSVTTAMLEEWAAKGGRK, translated from the coding sequence ATGACCCTCAAAGCCCGCCTGCTTGAAAAGATCCAGGAACACCGGCCGCGCACCCAGAAGCTCAACAAGGAATTCGGCGACGTGGTCATCGACCAGGTGACGATCAGCCAGGCGCTGGGCGGCGCCCGCGACATCCACGCGCTCGTGACGGACATCTCCTACCTCGACTACCAGGAGGGCATCCGCTTCCGGGGCAAGAACATTCCCGAGACCTTCGCGGCGCTCCCCAAGGCGGCGGGCGGCGAGTACCCCACCGTGGAATCCTTCTGGCACTTCCTCCTCACGGGCGAAGTCCCCACCCAGGAGGAGACGGACGAGATCGTGTCCGACTTCCAGGCCCGTGCCGAAGTGCCCGAGTACGTCTACGACGTGATCCGCGCCCTGCCCAAGGACAGCCACCCGATGGTGATGCTGTCCGCCGCCGTCCTCTCCATGCAGAAGGACAGCAAGTTCGCCGCCGCCTACCACGGCACGAAGAAGACCGACTACTGGGATCCCATGTTCGAGGACGCCTCGGACTTGGTGGCCCGCCTGCCCCGGATCGCGGCCTTCATCTACCGCCACAAGTACAAGAATGGCGACATCATCCCCGCGAAGCCGGGTCTGGACCTGGGCGCCAACTTCGCCCACATGATGGGCATCGACAAGCCCTACGACGACGTGGCCCGGATGTACTTCATCCTCCACAGCGACCACGAGAGCGGCAATGTCAGCGCCCACACCACCCACCTGGTGGCCTCCGCCCTGTCCGACGCCTACTACAGCTTCAGCGCCGGCCTGAACGGCCTCGCGGGTCCCCTGCACGGCCTGGCCAACCAGGAAGTCCTGGATTGGATCCTCAAGTTCCAGAAGCAGCTGGACGGCGCCGAGGCCACCGAGGAGAACGTCAAGAAGGCGCTGTGGGACACGCTCAACGCCGGCCAGGTCATCCCCGGCTACGGCCACGCCATCCTGCGCAAGACCGACCCCCGCTACACCGCGCAGATGGAGTTCTGCCTCAATCACCTGCCCACCGATCCGCTCTTCAAGCTGGTCAACATGATCTACAAGGTGGCTCCCGGCGTGCTCACCGAGCAGGGCAAGACCAAGAACCCCTGGCCCAACGTGGACGCGCAGAGCGGCGTGATCCAGTGGTACTACGGGCTGCGCGAGTACGACTTCTACACCGTGCTCTTCGGCGTGGGCCGCGCCCTCGGCGTGCTCGCCAACATCACCTGGGACCGCGCCCTGGGCTATCCCCTGGAGCGCCCCAAGTCCGTCACCACCGCCATGCTCGAAGAGTGGGCGGCCAAGGGCGGGCGCAAGTAG
- a CDS encoding ATP citrate lyase citrate-binding domain-containing protein, whose protein sequence is MQLSGLRYGSKLLQLVEFPVADFIDGSATNQEIQQFLEKHRKLVVKPAFYGGVGKKGKAGLVRVVSTLQEALQAKRDLFFAQHTYGNKVVTANGVTMEAFVPSDLEVYFSISSSSVHRGPVFTITPWGGVDIEALPAEKKAVVEIDPFIGINAFEITNALTDTGCPEAFISALVQHLPKLWELYDGYGLTTIELNPIRVMRRGNQLLPVACDVKASFDQDNPAWKRIGLPDALFQTETTAFEADINELRTYQGQSDVLEMNPQGSILPFMFGGGANSAGTESLGEAAIFSSDFGGNPPYEKMYEISRIVFEHWYHQASMLLLIGGKANNTDIYVTFKGVFDALRDHVAKAGWKPLYVVVGRGGPNVVKGMFYAKDILDRLRLPYKMFGHDTSMILTLEYARKVDRWWRDEGAAAYRKQIENLVRA, encoded by the coding sequence ATGCAACTTTCGGGCTTGCGCTACGGCTCCAAGCTTCTGCAGCTGGTTGAGTTTCCCGTGGCGGATTTCATCGACGGCTCCGCCACCAACCAGGAGATCCAGCAGTTCCTCGAGAAGCACCGGAAGCTGGTGGTGAAACCGGCCTTCTACGGCGGCGTCGGCAAGAAGGGGAAGGCGGGGCTGGTCCGGGTGGTCAGCACGCTGCAGGAGGCGCTGCAGGCGAAGCGCGACCTGTTCTTCGCGCAGCACACCTACGGGAACAAGGTCGTCACCGCCAACGGCGTGACGATGGAGGCCTTCGTGCCGTCCGATCTGGAGGTCTACTTCAGCATCTCCAGCTCCAGCGTCCACCGCGGGCCGGTGTTCACCATCACGCCCTGGGGCGGCGTGGACATCGAGGCCCTGCCGGCGGAGAAGAAGGCCGTGGTGGAGATCGATCCCTTCATCGGGATCAACGCCTTCGAGATCACGAATGCCCTCACGGACACCGGCTGTCCCGAGGCCTTCATCTCGGCGCTGGTCCAGCACCTGCCCAAGCTGTGGGAGCTGTACGACGGCTACGGCCTCACCACCATCGAACTGAATCCCATCCGCGTGATGCGGCGCGGCAACCAGCTCCTGCCCGTGGCCTGCGACGTGAAGGCGAGCTTCGATCAGGACAACCCGGCCTGGAAGCGGATCGGGCTCCCCGACGCCCTCTTCCAGACGGAGACCACGGCCTTCGAGGCGGACATCAACGAACTCCGCACCTACCAGGGCCAGAGCGACGTGCTGGAGATGAATCCCCAGGGAAGCATCCTGCCGTTCATGTTCGGCGGCGGCGCCAACAGCGCGGGAACGGAGAGCCTGGGCGAGGCGGCGATCTTCTCGTCGGATTTCGGGGGGAATCCGCCCTACGAGAAGATGTACGAGATCAGCCGCATCGTGTTCGAGCATTGGTACCACCAGGCGAGCATGCTCCTGCTCATCGGGGGGAAGGCGAACAACACGGACATCTACGTGACCTTCAAGGGCGTGTTCGACGCCCTGCGCGACCACGTGGCGAAGGCCGGCTGGAAGCCGCTCTACGTCGTCGTCGGACGGGGCGGGCCCAACGTGGTGAAGGGCATGTTCTACGCGAAGGACATCCTCGACCGGCTGCGCCTGCCGTACAAGATGTTCGGCCACGACACCTCGATGATCCTGACGCTGGAGTATGCGCGGAAGGTGGACCGCTGGTGGCGGGACGAGGGCGCCGCCGCCTACCGCAAGCAGATCGAAAACCTGGTCCGGGCCTAG
- a CDS encoding CTP synthase, translated as MTKYVFVTGGVLSSLGKGIAAASLGALLEARGLKVTLMKMDPYLNVDPGTMSPFQHGEVFVTDDGAETDLDLGHYERFTSVPTTHNHTITTGRIYNTVIQKERRGDYLGKTVQVIPHITDEIKGVMRKVAKDMDVVIVEIGGTVGDIESQPFLEAIRQFKLEAGLDSQMKANAINMHLTYVPFIKAAGELKSKPTQHSVKELRALGIQPDILLCRAEQDIPRDLKDKIALFCSVTPDAVFSARDAHSIYEVPLNLHLERLDAKAATLLGLGEKEPDLSAWQDLLHRIRNPKGNVRIGIVGKYVEFKESYKSLIEALHHAGYGLETHVDLKWIEAEDLEDQDPAAFLQDCHGILVPGGFGVRGTRGMIKSIQYAREHRIPFFGICLGMQMASVEFARDVAGLEGADSTEFDDAPKHRVIFKLRELVDVEELGGTMRLGAYPCRLEPGSQAAKAYGATEISERHRHRYEFNHEYKKALEDKGLAFTGMSPDGVFVEIVELKDHPYFLACQFHPEFKSRPLTPHPLFTAFVKASAAARG; from the coding sequence ATGACTAAGTATGTGTTCGTAACCGGCGGGGTGCTGTCGAGCCTGGGCAAGGGGATCGCGGCGGCGTCGCTGGGGGCGCTGCTGGAGGCCCGCGGGCTGAAGGTCACGCTGATGAAGATGGATCCCTACCTCAACGTGGATCCGGGCACGATGTCGCCGTTCCAGCACGGGGAGGTGTTCGTCACCGACGACGGCGCGGAGACGGACTTGGACCTCGGCCACTACGAGCGGTTCACGTCGGTGCCCACCACGCACAACCACACCATCACGACCGGACGGATCTACAACACCGTGATCCAGAAGGAGCGGCGCGGGGACTACCTCGGCAAGACGGTCCAGGTGATCCCCCACATCACGGACGAGATCAAGGGCGTGATGCGGAAGGTCGCCAAGGACATGGACGTGGTGATCGTCGAGATCGGCGGGACCGTCGGCGACATCGAGAGCCAGCCGTTTCTGGAGGCCATCCGCCAGTTCAAGCTGGAGGCGGGCCTCGACTCCCAGATGAAGGCCAACGCCATCAACATGCACCTGACCTACGTGCCCTTCATCAAGGCGGCGGGGGAGCTGAAATCCAAGCCGACCCAGCACAGCGTCAAGGAACTGCGGGCCCTCGGCATCCAGCCGGACATCCTGCTGTGCCGCGCGGAGCAGGACATCCCACGGGACCTGAAGGACAAGATCGCCCTGTTCTGCTCGGTCACGCCGGACGCGGTGTTCAGCGCGCGGGACGCCCACTCCATCTACGAAGTGCCCCTCAACCTCCACCTGGAGCGCCTGGACGCGAAGGCCGCGACCCTGCTGGGCCTGGGCGAGAAGGAGCCCGACCTCAGCGCCTGGCAGGATCTCCTCCACCGGATCCGCAATCCCAAGGGGAACGTGCGCATCGGGATCGTGGGCAAGTACGTGGAGTTCAAGGAGAGCTACAAGAGCCTCATCGAGGCGCTGCACCACGCGGGCTACGGGCTGGAGACCCACGTCGACCTGAAGTGGATCGAGGCCGAGGACCTGGAGGACCAGGATCCCGCGGCCTTCCTCCAGGACTGCCACGGAATCCTCGTTCCCGGCGGGTTTGGTGTGCGCGGGACACGCGGGATGATCAAGTCCATCCAGTACGCCCGCGAGCACCGCATTCCGTTCTTCGGGATCTGCCTGGGAATGCAGATGGCCTCCGTGGAGTTCGCGCGGGACGTGGCGGGGCTCGAAGGCGCCGATTCCACCGAGTTCGACGACGCCCCGAAGCACCGCGTGATCTTCAAGCTGCGGGAGCTGGTGGACGTGGAGGAGCTGGGCGGGACCATGCGCCTGGGCGCCTATCCGTGCCGGTTGGAGCCCGGCAGCCAGGCCGCGAAGGCCTACGGCGCGACGGAGATCAGCGAGCGCCACCGCCACCGCTACGAGTTCAACCACGAGTACAAGAAGGCGCTGGAGGACAAGGGCCTCGCCTTCACCGGGATGAGCCCCGACGGCGTGTTCGTCGAGATCGTGGAGCTGAAGGACCATCCCTACTTCCTGGCCTGCCAGTTCCACCCCGAGTTCAAGAGTCGGCCCCTCACGCCGCATCCGCTGTTCACCGCCTTCGTGAAGGCGAGCGCCGCCGCCCGCGGCTGA